A stretch of Arachis hypogaea cultivar Tifrunner chromosome 15, arahy.Tifrunner.gnm2.J5K5, whole genome shotgun sequence DNA encodes these proteins:
- the LOC112747714 gene encoding F-box/kelch-repeat protein At3g23880-like: protein MRRGPIPDDDDDAVPRKGKVVTTTGGWPELLRCVTTKPPPILLDELIAEILLRIPARSLLRLRNSVCSSWRTLISSSQFAKDHLRRSMAVDPALTHPLIAYFARACEYPKIGVFSVRSVMENPPQEPTKVVSYEGRRYRIIIGSCNGLLCLHDEERGEDGFIISHRAMLWNPCTGFTSQPLEIAGVLSICGFGYDHVNDKYKLLAVVRKKSGEPVTTRMFTFGPNSTWRTIQDFPHNYFDFHSGKYLERLAGLYLSGTGTLNWLLYSYSSFVKVISLDLVKETYSQFSLPSRDSHDNLWMEPKLGILRDCLAVCYETKKTHWTVWFMKDYGVPQSWTKLTTIPHHPLLVHSPSCVALQPIYMLKDVLLAIAPSGKFVLCNLKDGSIDLPNINSSSDGMPRLLPLTQHASPRVFQLYHESLVSPSHFGLPSCSSEMRLIKPSL, encoded by the coding sequence ATGAGGAGGGGTCCGattcctgatgatgatgatgatgctgttcCGAGGAAGGGGAAGGTTGTCACAACCACCGGGGGGTGGCCGGAACTGCTCCGCTGTGTCACGACAAAACCACCACCTATCCTTCTGGACGAGCTCATAGCGGAAATCCTGCTGAGGATACCGGCGAGGTCTCTCCTTCGATTAAGGAACAGCGTCTGCAGTTCATGGAGAACCCTAATTTCCAGTTCCCAATTTGCCAAGGACCACCTTCGACGTTCAATGGCGGTGGATCCAGCCTTGACCCACCCACTTATTGCCTATTTTGCCCGAGCCTGCGAATACCCCAAAATCGGAGTGTTCTCCGTACGATCTGTGATGGAGAACCCTCCCCAGGAACCCACTAAAGTAGTTTCCTATGAGGGACGACGCTACCGCATCATCATTGGCTCTTGCAATGGATTGCTGTGCTTGCACGATGAAGAGCGCGGCGAGGATGGATTCATAATAAGCCATCGTGCCATGCTGTGGAACCCCTGCACCGGATTCACTTCTCAGCCGCTTGAAATTGCAGGTGTCCTCTCCATTTGCGGATTCGGTTATGATCATGTCAATGACAAGTATAAGCTCTTGGCTGTTGTGAGAAAGAAATCAGGCGAACCCGTCACCACCAGAATGTTTACATTCGGCCCAAATTCTACCTGGAGAACAATCCAGGATTTCCCCCATAATTATTTTGACTTTCATTCCGGGAAATATCTGGAGCGTCTTGCAGGGCTTTATTTAAGTGGCACTGGCACTCTTAATTGGCTTCTTTACAGCTATAGTAGTTTTGTGAAGGTTATTTCCCTTGACTTGGTCAAAGAGACTTATAGTCAGTTTTCCCTTCCCAGCAGGGATTCACATGATAATCTCTGGATGGAACCCAAATTGGGTATCTTGAGGGATTGTCTTGCTGTTTGTTATGAGACTAAGAAAACTCATTGGACTGTCTGGTTCATGAAGGACTATGGAGTTCCTCAGTCTTGGACTAAATTGACCACAATCCCCCACCACCCGCTACTCGTTCATAGTCCCTCATGCGTTGCATTACAGCCTATATACATGTTGAAAGATGTTCTCCTTGCAATTGCTCCGAGTGGCAAGTTTGTTTTATGTAACTTAAAAGATGGCAGCATAGATCTTCCTAATATTAACAGCTCCAGTGATGGCATGCCCAGACTTCTTCCTTTAACTCAGCACGCATCTCCAAGGGTCTTTCAACTCTATCATGAAAGCTTAGTTTCGCCCTCGCACTTTGGTCTTCCAAGTTGCTCATCTGAGATGCGGTTAATTAAGCCAAGCCTATAA